The following proteins come from a genomic window of Gottfriedia acidiceleris:
- a CDS encoding DUF2500 domain-containing protein has product MSGFDAGFDIFKIIAFVFPIIFVFVFAGIFFALIKGLKQWNYNNKQPKLIVPAKIVTKRIDYVQRANTNQFAHSSTHYYVTLEVESGDRIEFQIDGFIYGQLVENDAGKLTFQGTRFINFERQ; this is encoded by the coding sequence ATGTCAGGGTTTGATGCAGGTTTTGATATTTTTAAAATTATTGCTTTCGTATTTCCAATCATTTTCGTCTTCGTTTTTGCAGGTATATTTTTTGCACTAATAAAAGGATTAAAGCAATGGAATTATAATAATAAACAACCTAAATTAATTGTCCCAGCAAAAATAGTTACTAAAAGAATAGATTACGTTCAGCGTGCTAATACGAATCAGTTCGCTCATTCCTCTACACATTATTATGTTACACTTGAGGTCGAATCGGGAGACAGAATTGAATTTCAAATTGATGGATTCATTTATGGTCAATTAGTAGAAAATGATGCGGGAAAATTAACGTTCCAAGGAACGAGATTCATAAACTTTGAGCGACAATAA
- a CDS encoding class I SAM-dependent methyltransferase: protein MAINFHDAHNNKTYTTREADQSWIQLMMDNIDLYGKDVVDIGCGGGIYSKALTKLKVNHVTAVDFSEEMLKGASENCKDYSNISLSKGDAYHTKLPSSSYDVVLERALVHHLDNLNACFNEANRLLKKNGILIVQDRTPEDCLLPGDDSHIRGYFFDLYPKLKTKEIARRYDTQEMNSALELAGFDIENTVKLWETRRIYTDLESLRSDLLLRTGRSILHELTDEELNQLVKFIENKLQYQSTIIEKDCWTVWFARKK, encoded by the coding sequence ATGGCCATCAACTTCCACGATGCACACAATAATAAGACTTATACAACTAGAGAGGCTGATCAATCTTGGATTCAATTAATGATGGATAACATTGATTTGTATGGAAAAGACGTAGTTGATATAGGTTGCGGTGGAGGGATCTATTCAAAAGCTCTCACTAAATTAAAAGTAAACCACGTTACGGCGGTAGATTTTTCAGAGGAAATGCTTAAAGGAGCTAGTGAAAACTGTAAAGACTACAGTAATATTTCTCTTAGTAAAGGAGATGCATATCATACTAAACTTCCATCTTCAAGTTATGATGTAGTTTTGGAAAGAGCTTTAGTTCATCATTTAGATAATTTAAATGCCTGTTTCAATGAGGCAAATCGTTTACTAAAAAAGAATGGAATATTAATCGTACAAGACCGGACGCCAGAAGATTGTTTACTTCCTGGAGACGATAGCCATATACGAGGTTATTTTTTTGACCTGTACCCAAAATTGAAAACGAAAGAAATAGCAAGAAGATATGATACACAAGAAATGAATTCAGCATTAGAATTAGCTGGGTTTGATATAGAAAACACAGTAAAACTGTGGGAAACAAGACGCATTTATACTGACCTAGAATCACTTCGGAGTGATTTATTACTTAGAACAGGTCGATCAATTCTTCATGAACTCACTGATGAAGAACTAAATCAATTAGTAAAATTCATCGAAAATAAGCTTCAGTATCAATCTACTATTATTGAAAAAGACTGTTGGACGGTTTGGTTTGCTAGAAAGAAATAA
- a CDS encoding diphthine--ammonia ligase, whose amino-acid sequence MNNRKVAVSWSGGKDCCLALDLLIKNKYEVACLVSMVSKRDERNHAHGTPLNFLQMQADAIGIPLVMIDSAGKYEESMINGLKAIKEQFDLSAIAFGTLYVKEDRQWNELVATKVGLEPMFPVWIKKSETTNLLDRWLATGYDAIICRAKENIFDSMIVGKSLNEDLKQLFISKEICLMGESGEYHTFVIDGPLFKERLNIVAADTILNSGLWSLNIKEIQTTIK is encoded by the coding sequence GTGAACAATCGTAAAGTAGCAGTTTCTTGGAGTGGTGGGAAGGATTGTTGTCTAGCATTAGATTTACTAATTAAAAATAAATATGAAGTGGCATGTCTAGTTTCAATGGTATCGAAAAGAGATGAAAGGAATCATGCGCACGGAACTCCGCTTAATTTCTTACAAATGCAAGCTGATGCAATTGGAATTCCACTTGTCATGATTGACTCAGCAGGAAAATACGAGGAGTCAATGATCAATGGACTAAAAGCAATAAAAGAGCAATTTGACCTTTCAGCGATTGCATTTGGTACTTTATATGTAAAGGAAGATCGACAATGGAATGAACTAGTTGCAACTAAGGTAGGACTTGAGCCGATGTTCCCAGTGTGGATTAAGAAAAGTGAAACGACTAATTTACTAGACAGATGGCTTGCGACTGGATACGATGCAATTATTTGTAGGGCAAAAGAGAATATTTTTGATTCTATGATCGTTGGTAAGAGCCTAAATGAAGATTTAAAACAACTATTCATTAGCAAAGAAATCTGTCTAATGGGCGAAAGCGGAGAATATCATACGTTTGTAATTGATGGACCACTATTTAAAGAACGCTTAAATATAGTAGCTGCAGATACTATTCTAAATAGTGGATTATGGTCTTTAAATATTAAGGAGATCCAAACAACTATTAAATAG
- a CDS encoding NAD-dependent epimerase/dehydratase family protein gives MNVFISGATGFLGKHTTKKLSEMGYSVIAFGRNEEAAKFFNKMENVTFVKGDLNDSVLLEENIKNVDYVIHCAALAAPFGRFSEFEKTNVEGTKNIVKASLSTDLKKFINISTPSVYFTSESRKDVKESDPLPSKHSNYYAKTKHMADLIIEDAIEKGLPAISLRPRQIFGPFDHTIFGRFIQINENGGIPLVHKGQVLMDFTYIDNVVDMIVSCMNADNAFNGEYYNITNDQPIYLIDVLKQLFFALNKELNTKNFSPKLLSFIALNSEIIAKITNKPSKVSKHIANFLSYDYTLNIEKIKNDLNYEPKVSISEGIKRYADWYLTTLTESKTN, from the coding sequence ATGAATGTTTTCATAAGTGGCGCTACTGGTTTTTTAGGAAAACATACTACAAAAAAATTAAGTGAAATGGGCTATTCTGTTATAGCCTTTGGAAGAAATGAAGAAGCAGCTAAATTTTTCAACAAGATGGAGAATGTCACCTTTGTCAAAGGAGACTTGAATGACTCTGTCTTATTAGAAGAAAATATAAAGAATGTAGACTATGTAATCCATTGTGCTGCACTTGCAGCACCTTTTGGACGTTTTTCTGAATTTGAGAAAACAAATGTTGAAGGGACAAAAAATATTGTTAAAGCTTCACTTTCAACAGATTTAAAAAAGTTTATTAATATTTCGACCCCGAGTGTGTACTTTACTAGTGAGAGTCGTAAAGATGTTAAAGAAAGTGATCCGCTGCCATCAAAACACTCTAATTACTACGCTAAAACAAAGCATATGGCAGATTTAATTATTGAAGATGCAATTGAAAAAGGATTACCTGCAATCTCACTAAGACCTAGACAAATTTTCGGTCCTTTTGATCATACGATTTTCGGAAGATTTATACAGATAAATGAAAATGGAGGAATTCCGTTAGTTCATAAAGGACAAGTTCTAATGGATTTTACTTATATCGATAATGTTGTTGATATGATCGTCTCTTGTATGAATGCAGATAATGCCTTTAATGGTGAATACTATAATATTACAAATGATCAGCCTATTTATTTAATTGATGTGCTTAAACAGCTCTTCTTTGCCTTAAATAAAGAGCTGAACACCAAAAATTTCTCACCAAAACTACTGTCATTTATCGCGTTGAATTCAGAAATAATTGCGAAGATTACTAACAAACCATCAAAGGTTTCCAAGCATATAGCCAATTTCTTGAGTTATGACTATACATTAAACATTGAAAAAATCAAAAATGATTTAAATTATGAACCTAAAGTATCAATTAGTGAGGGTATTAAGCGTTATGCTGACTGGTACTTAACTACATTGACCGAGAGTAAGACAAACTAA